The window CACGAATGGACGCCATTACTGGGAGGTGACTGTTAAGAAGTCCCAGGAGTTCCGACTGGGCGTGGCTGAGGCATTGATGTCTCGAGACGACTGCGTGGGCTCTGACAGCTCCTCCTGGGTGTTTGGTTATGTCCAGCGCAAGTGGTTTGCCATGACCACCAATAAGATGGTACCTGTCCCTCTGGTAGGTAAGCCTGAACGTGTGGGCATCCTGTTGGACTACGAGGCTGGTGTGCTGGGCCTTGTGGACATCCAGAAACCTCAGGTCATTTACACCATCAAGGCCAAGTTCAGGGGTCCTCTCTGCCCAGCCTTTGCTCTGTGGGATGGAGAGCTGCTCACCCACTCTGGCATTGAGGAGCCTCAGGGCTTGAAATGATGCAAAAGGAACTCTGGTAGTGGGACTGGGGAGGGGAGTGTGGCAATGGCCATGTAATAAGGGAACTATTGAGTTAGGTAACCTTTCAACCCCTTGACAATGTCTCATGTCAATCCTGAAAAGCATTGTTTTTCCTTCAATGGCCAGAACAGACATTTTCCATCTGCTTTAGGCTGCACGGTTACAGGGAAGTGTATAAGTCCATGATGTCAGTTCTCATACCTCAGACATCACAACCTCATGGGTCACAGCAGCTGTTTTGTATTTAACCGTAAGATTTCTGACCTTATTATCTTTGtagtgtaacaaattattgcCGTCAATATGTAATTAATACTGTATTTTGAGAAATCTGCATTGGTGAAGGGGATATTGCCATTCATTTACTTTCAGGTTTGACTTTCTGCATTTTCTTTTCAAACTAGAATTTAACTAAAAACTcatgttattagtttaaagTTTAGCTTTCATATGAAATATCTTCAAACCTCTCTATTTGTCTCTATCTCTGACAAAACTACTATGACAAAAATCATGTTTAACTTCGTTTATTtacaatataatataacaacacatTTCACATTAAGGAGTTCAAGCTCACTCACAGTTGAACCTGAGGAATAAGAACATCAGCACAAGAGCCAAAGTTGAGTTAAAAGGGCTTTGAAGCAACGTGTAAGAAAGCatctcaatatctttgattTAAAATGTGAATAAACAAGGCACATTTAACTGACAAACTTGCTTCAAAACTGGATATAAATTGTCTGAATATACTCCTCAGTTGTCACGTGTTAAATAAAGATTTGTATCACATCTTATTTTGCCCTCTGTACTTGCTGTGCGTCAACATATACTGGGCGTAATGTGTCACAGTAATAAACAAATCAATCAAAACCAATTCATGTACAAATATATTCACACCAAAGACTAGACAAAGTTGTGCCATTTCTCAAACCTTTGAATAGTTTCCTGAAAAATACTCTGAGTCTGTCGATTGAGCTTAAGAAACTCAAAAGTGAGTTAAGTATTTCCAGTTGAGGTAGATTCATATGGAAATATAGTGGTGATACCTGATTTCTCTATCTTTATTTGTAACTACTGTGCAGTAGTACTTACAGCCTGAATGTTGTTTCTGGGTGCACTGGTGGTGTAAAATAAGACAAATAAAATGATTGTCTCTGATTAATTTAAGCATTGGCTTAGATTTGTTTtaaaattacaaaaataaaacacaaaccaTATATACAGAAAATATGCATCACAGTGGCATTTCATCTTACAAGCTTTGAGCTTTATGTACTAATAAATAAAACTGACCACCCAGGGTTGGGTGAAGTTACCATAGCCTAAACCATGTTCTTCCTGACTAGCAGCCGACCACCTGTCACAGCCTTAATCTTATGCAGTGCTATGTTGGTATTTGGCATTCTTCAACCATTTCTTGTATGTGCAGCAAAAGGGATACGTTCCCTATTTATGTTAGGTCCCTCAAGGTGCAGCCTTATGAGGACCTTAACAGTtcgacatacagtacatgtgttaCCTGATAACATACAATCAACTAAACCCTTCTCACGGCTCTCTGTGCATAAGACCTCATATATTCAATACAATCAATCTGTACACGCATGTATTATCTTTCTCAAACCACAACTTTCAGTGTGTCCAACAGCAGTGGTTTGGCCTGGTCTTCAGAGTCTGCCTGGGGCAGGCTGCGTGGGTACATGCGCTGGTACTCCTGCAGGACTGCCACCACATTATCCCGGCCAAACTGAATGGCATCATCTATGGGGCTGTTTCCCCACCTATCAGAAGATTAGATGGGATGAGGAAATCAGGATTTTTGGACTGAGTGAGGAGTATGTTTTTAGAGTGATTCGATTTTAGAGTGAGTAGATTAGCTGACACCTACCTGTCCTTGACATGGGGGTTTACCTTACAAGTCTCAGTTAAAAAGATCACTGCTTCAACATGACCTAAACAAACAGTGAAACAAATGCATTAATACAATGCAATGAATTTGTGAGAAATAAGTGAGAAAGttgacttttctttctttcattactTATTGTGGTTAATGTATAAATCTATTCTAAatcaaaaatattttgaaagtcACCTTCAGCTGCAGCTACATGCAGAGCTGTGCGAGAGTCATAGTCCCTCTCTTCCATGTTGGCTGCAGAGAGGGCAAATcttagggagggagagaaacagagagagagaaagagagagaaacacagagagagagcgaaaaagagagagaaaaagagagagagagaggatagttCACTGAAAGGTTAATTAAAATGAATAATGGCCAACTGACTTAAGGCAaaaataatacttttttttttactttgtaaaaaattataattagTAAATAGACTAGTAAAAGTAGTCTGCACATTGAAGAAGTGAGATGTAAATGTCACACAAATTCTACTGAACATCTAACTTCTAATGTGTGTCTGATGCGTTACCTCCTCAGGGCAGAGACGTCTCCACTGTAGGCAGCAAACATCAGATTCACCACAGACTTGTTCTGATGAAGCACAGGACAGACATTTACATAAAGATGTAATCGAGGTCAGTAGCATTCTGGTGTACAATAGGCTGTGGCTGAAAAGACAGCAGCTAAGGTGTAGCTTGTTCTGTCTCCCTTACCCGATCATCATCTGACTGTCGTCGAGGGTCCAGCTTCTTTGCAAAGTGTCTCAGGTTGTCATAGTTGTGGAAGTTGAAGAGGGACACCAGTTCCTAAACACAGGGCAAGTTCAAAACAAAATGATGTTATCATCCCATATTTCTGAGGTGTcgtgtatgtaaaaaaaaaatgtacttCATACTTGGCAGAAATGAATGCCTCGAACGCTATTTCCGACTTTATCTAAAGGTGGAGACCAACAAATCATTCCCATAACGTTGGGAACCACCAGCAGCACTGCCCCTGACACGCCAGATTTGGCCGGCAAACCCACCTAAGAATATGAAAATAGAAATAGTTTGATACTAATAGTTTGATACTTATTGTAGTAGGCAAAGCCTGCTATATGACTCTGTATGCATGAGTGATACTCTTGTCTATTTGTGACTCACATGGAAGGCGAACTGGCCAGAGAAGTCGTACATTCCACAGGAGTGCATGAGACTGAGGGTGTTGCGCACAGCCTCAGCGCTCAGAACACGGTCCCCTGTGATTGGACAGATTCCACCGTTTGCCAGGGTGGCGGCCATGACGCTGGATGACTCACATGTCACCTCAATGGAGCAGAGctaggaaaggagggaggggagagagacaacaaCCATGTTTTGTCAACAAACTCCTTCTGAAAAACCCAACTAAGACTTTAAACCCAGAGAGAAACTTAAATTCCTAtaggcaaaaaaaaagaagtacgAAACTAAGCTTTACCTGGAAGTAGAAATCAAGGGCTGCAATCATTTCTACATTGTTAGGAAAGCACTGGAGGCACAGGGAGGGAAAGGACAGTCTTAGTTTCAAAGTAGAAAAATCAAATGACTGTTTAACAATGACTGATTTTTATTGTTTGTTCGATTTAACCTAAAAACTAAGATACATTTCTCACTCACCTTTTTCTCCTTAAGGTAATAACCGATTGCAAAATTTCGGTCACCAGTCTCCTTCTCTGACTGAAATCTGTCAGGGAAAAGTATACATAAGAAGACATACAGTACGGTATTTCACAAGTATGTACTATGATGTTGTCCATAACTGCAGTAGGTGACTCACGTGGCATTGCTGAAGCCCACATACTCAGAACCAGCCATTCTTTTTAAGAATTCCATGACCTGCAAGCCAAGGTCATTTGTGTGAAACATGTAGAATACTTGGTATTTGGATTTCAGTAACTTTTATTAAAAGACTATCAGATGACTATCAGATGTACCGTACTCACATAGTCAAACTTCTCAGCCGTATTTGCACCAGGCTGCAAAAGAAGGAAACAAGAGTTAAATAATATTCATGTATTCTTTTTACTGACAGATTCTGCATAGATTCCGATTTCAGTCCCTTCAGTATAGAGTGACTTTGGGATAGACATGAAGTTCAGTCAGACATAGTAGTGGGGACATCTGGGTATGACTAGACATGGAGAGTCTGGAGTGTCCATGTGCTGGTAATGTTGAGCCGGTGACATGGGGTTCCATCCCTGGGAAGATTATTACCCTGATTGAATTTCAGGGTCCAGGGAAAGATCATCGCCAAGTCGTTAAGACACCAAAAAGGGTAGGTACTTCCTGTACTGTTCTGGGTGTCTCTTCTCTAAAAGGTCAAAAGTTAACTTAAATATTACTGTTGTGGTTGAGCCTATATGTTTTGTTGATGGTTGTTCAGATGACGTTCTCAAGAGAGGCATTTGTAAACACTTTTCTCAGTTTATAATCATGATATGTCAAGTTTCTGGCAGTATTCAAAAACAGGTATACAGTAAACCTCTCCACTCAGCTGACTTAAAGAGAGTATACATACAAAACAAGctcgcataaacacacacgcaaacataaacacacaccttctATTCTAGATCATCTTATTGGCTAAACTAAACACACCCCTCATAACACTCCTCCCACATGGAGTGTGACATAGGGGATAAGACCTATCTGTCTGGAGTCAGCTGCAGAGGACAGGCCACCAGTGGAACAAAAACTCTAGATAAACAACCCACATGACCATGCAGGTCTgatccccatctctcccctctctcccctctctcccctctctcccctctctcccctctctcccctccctccctccctccctccctccctccctccctccctccctccctccctccctccctccctccctccctccctccctccctccctccctccctccctccctctgttgaTGTTGGAATAAGGCCAATTCTGTATGATAAAGGCTTAGCTAGTGATAAGGTACAGTAATTCTGTTTCAGGTCAGAATACATCACGATATTGGGTCAATTGTCCAACGTCTGGTGATAAGGTGTGGTGGGAGGTTACGGGAGCTTCCGACTTTGTACTTCAGATGGAAGTGTGGATTTCCTAAATGGAAATCTAATCATCAACTCTGTGCAATACCTGCATTTACAGCCGCAGGTGTGCTCATGACTTGTAAGATGCTTTAGTTAGTAGATAAGGATTTGACACATGGTGATTTGACACCATGTGTGACCCTGTAGCCCATCCTTACCTTCAGGAGAGAGCTTATGACTATAGCTCCAGCATTCACCATGGGGTTGTGTGGTTTATCTGCCAAAGGAACCAAAGGATGTTGTTACTGCAGTGCACTCCAGACACAGCTATAAACCAGGATACAGCACCAAAAAAACAGCTGAATGAATATAGTGAACATCTGCATGTCTACAAGGATATCTTCAGTATCATAAGTTTGGAGCATAGTAGAGAAGAATATGTCAATCTTTCCAGCATAGTATAGACTCAGATATAAATGGTTCAAGCATAGTAGAGGTGAACACAGTATATAAACGTTTCCAGCAGTGTAATAATCTAGGAGGAAGGCTGACGAGATAAGATGCCTGTCTAACAATCTCCTGTCCTGTTCTTGTTCTTTACTCTGTTCTGTATCTTAAAGGACTGTGTGGCAGTTATTGATCAATTAGCTGATGATGTCATTATTTCTCAAACTGCTATGTGTAGACAGGTAGGCTTTtatgtgttatataattatgtaAACTATAGTGCCCTTTGTGCAAAATACATTAATCATTCTGTCACAGCCAGAACATTCCATTCTGCATTTTGTTTCTACCTCCAGTAAGAACTGATGACATGCTTCGCTGGTTACATTCTTTAATAAAAGAAGACCGACCcggatatactgtatgtttatgAGAGCAGTCCATGGGAagtctctctcaccttcctcaTCCAGTGACAGTTTGTTAAACTTGAGTCCGCTGGGCTCTTTGCCCACGTAGCGGTGAACATGCTCAGTGCCAGCCTCGTGCACAGCAATGGCATACTCCAGGGGCTTCACGCATGACTGCAGACAGAATGGAACCTTGGTGTCACCCACTGAATGTCTGCAGTACAGAAGCACAGAACatgagggtgggaggggagatGACTTGAACAGGGTTGATCTTAGACAAACTTCAGGGGGACAAACACATCCCCACACAGGCCGTAGTAATGCTGTGACCTTACCTCTGGCCATCCACGGTGCATAGAGACACTCCCCACAGATCAGGACTGAACTTGGCCAGTTGAGGAATGTAATCTGCTACCTGCACAATCAATTCAGAGCAGTGTGGTCCATGAGGGGGAAGCGGCTCTTCATTATACTCAATGTGCAAGTTGgtgtatgttggtgtgtgtgtgtgtgtgtgtgtgagggcatcCAGATGTGAAGTCGTATTCAcctgccccccttcctgctGCTGGGCGCTGTAGTACAGCTGGTTAATGTGAGATACAAACTCCTCAAAGTCTGGGATGATAAACTTTCTCCTGAAGGCCTGCGTCAGTAGGATGATGTTATTGCCaacacacctgaaacacacatgtAGTAGATAATAATAGAAACGGTGGAGGCATTTTGAATCATTTGACCCACTATATGCTAGCAGTCGTAAACCTATTATGAAATTTGATTGTGTAAAACTGCACTCCAACAGCTACCCAATTAACAACACAAATAGCCATCCAATGGGATTTGGTTTTCGTAATCCCACCTGTCTTCATCATTAGGTAAACAATTGCTATGTTTAGTAAGCTGTGGTGTGATCTCAGAGAATGGCATTCCCATTCTGTCATTCCAGAGCTGAGCTGAAATTTCCGACCCATAGCCCTTGCTAATACAGCACTCGCACAGAGGAGAACGGAGGCATCGCATTATTCATACAGAGCACTCCTTTAAAAATGGGAATCTCTAGAAGTTCCAAGAAAGTGGCCATATACATTATTTCAGGGGATGACAATTTTGCATCACACAATTTCCATTGTTATGTTTTAAGTTACATACAGGCTAGCATGATACATAATATAACACACGATATACTTGGGAATCAGTGACCCAATTGTGCCAGGTCAGAGTATGAATCGCCACTGCTTTCGTTAAGTTAACTTAGCCACTTAGGCAGTAACAGTGTTTGGAGAGCAGTGTGGATCCCCTCTGAGCTCTCTGATAAGCTGAAGCCTCTAATACAACTGGCACCGTCTGGAGTTCACACAGAATGCTGCCCTTTTATTAGCTCCCCTCGAGACTTCAGCCATGCGCAGATGTCATTCTCTGTGCCAACAACTCCAGAACTCTAATGCTGCTTGCctgccagtgtgtttgtgtgcatgtatgtgtgtgta of the Hypomesus transpacificus isolate Combined female chromosome 18, fHypTra1, whole genome shotgun sequence genome contains:
- the LOC124481095 gene encoding glutaminase kidney isoform, mitochondrial-like isoform X3, whose protein sequence is MHRGWPESCVKPLEYAIAVHEAGTEHVHRYVGKEPSGLKFNKLSLDEEDKPHNPMVNAGAIVISSLLKPGANTAEKFDYVMEFLKRMAGSEYVGFSNATFQSEKETGDRNFAIGYYLKEKKCFPNNVEMIAALDFYFQLCSIEVTCESSSVMAATLANGGICPITGDRVLSAEAVRNTLSLMHSCGMYDFSGQFAFHVGLPAKSGVSGAVLLVVPNVMGMICWSPPLDKVGNSVRGIHFCQELVSLFNFHNYDNLRHFAKKLDPRRQSDDDRNKSVVNLMFAAYSGDVSALRRFALSAANMEERDYDSRTALHVAAAEGHVEAVIFLTETCKVNPHVKDRWGNSPIDDAIQFGRDNVVAVLQEYQRMYPRSLPQADSEDQAKPLLLDTLKVVV
- the LOC124481095 gene encoding glutaminase kidney isoform, mitochondrial-like isoform X2, which produces MRKALKSTGLLTSDPRLRDCMVQLRKTTRDSSGPVMMDQELFRKCVGNNIILLTQAFRRKFIIPDFEEFVSHINQLYYSAQQQEGGQVADYIPQLAKFSPDLWGVSLCTVDGQRHSVGDTKVPFCLQSCVKPLEYAIAVHEAGTEHVHRYVGKEPSGLKFNKLSLDEEDKPHNPMVNAGAIVISSLLKPGANTAEKFDYVMEFLKRMAGSEYVGFSNATFQSEKETGDRNFAIGYYLKEKKCFPNNVEMIAALDFYFQLCSIEVTCESSSVMAATLANGGICPITGDRVLSAEAVRNTLSLMHSCGMYDFSGQFAFHVGLPAKSGVSGAVLLVVPNVMGMICWSPPLDKVGNSVRGIHFCQELVSLFNFHNYDNLRHFAKKLDPRRQSDDDRNKSVVNLMFAAYSGDVSALRRFALSAANMEERDYDSRTALHVAAAEGHVEAVIFLTETCKVNPHVKDRWGNSPIDDAIQFGRDNVVAVLQEYQRMYPRSLPQADSEDQAKPLLLDTLKVVV
- the spryd4 gene encoding SPRY domain-containing protein 4: MAIPLGLAWFRGLAVRTVNTPALRKHGSLLPARRLYITTATRNNVHFKLDERTAHSSLDLFKKDTGVIYRILGLHASRVQHNQERFREWAVVFGDEEITNGRHYWEVTVKKSQEFRLGVAEALMSRDDCVGSDSSSWVFGYVQRKWFAMTTNKMVPVPLVGKPERVGILLDYEAGVLGLVDIQKPQVIYTIKAKFRGPLCPAFALWDGELLTHSGIEEPQGLK
- the LOC124481095 gene encoding glutaminase kidney isoform, mitochondrial-like isoform X1, which codes for MHCLKRLRTSNSGVLQLLKYVVNSSRVGGDSKVIFRKEQPVQLFCVSAASHIQQPFHSQTELDQAVLDMDHGDLRNKLVSGLEDLLFYTITEGKEMIPVSKFISALKSTGLLTSDPRLRDCMVQLRKTTRDSSGPVMMDQELFRKCVGNNIILLTQAFRRKFIIPDFEEFVSHINQLYYSAQQQEGGQVADYIPQLAKFSPDLWGVSLCTVDGQRHSVGDTKVPFCLQSCVKPLEYAIAVHEAGTEHVHRYVGKEPSGLKFNKLSLDEEDKPHNPMVNAGAIVISSLLKPGANTAEKFDYVMEFLKRMAGSEYVGFSNATFQSEKETGDRNFAIGYYLKEKKCFPNNVEMIAALDFYFQLCSIEVTCESSSVMAATLANGGICPITGDRVLSAEAVRNTLSLMHSCGMYDFSGQFAFHVGLPAKSGVSGAVLLVVPNVMGMICWSPPLDKVGNSVRGIHFCQELVSLFNFHNYDNLRHFAKKLDPRRQSDDDRNKSVVNLMFAAYSGDVSALRRFALSAANMEERDYDSRTALHVAAAEGHVEAVIFLTETCKVNPHVKDRWGNSPIDDAIQFGRDNVVAVLQEYQRMYPRSLPQADSEDQAKPLLLDTLKVVV